One region of Camelus bactrianus isolate YW-2024 breed Bactrian camel chromosome 22, ASM4877302v1, whole genome shotgun sequence genomic DNA includes:
- the SMIM24 gene encoding small integral membrane protein 24: protein MGTMETFFLLSALLLSPAEAQQASKHRLKPWLVGLAAVVGFLFIVFLLMLANRIWCSKVRAEDEEYTLRTDTNVYEDMDPSKEGKKRKTEKEKKLKMEKKARKKGERSLGMEAEENGEPRDQEKVRSTAM, encoded by the exons ATGGGGACCATGGAGACCTTCTTCCTACTCAGCGCCCTGCTCCTGTCGCCGGCTGAGGCCCAGCAAG CCTCCAAGCATCGCCTGAAACCATGGTTGGTGGGCCTGGCTGCGGTCGTGGGGTTCCTGTTCATCGTCTTTCTCCTCATGCTGGCCAACCGCATCTGGTGCTCGAAAGTCAG AGCTGAGGATGAAGAGTACACATTGAGAACGGATACCAACGTGTACGAAGATATGGACCCAAG TAAAGAAGgcaagaagaggaagacagagaaggagaaaaagctcaagatggagaagaaggccagaaagaaaggagagaggagctTGGGGATGGAGGCGGAAGAGAACGGGGAGCCCAGGGACCAGGAGAAAGTCAGGAGCACAGCCATGTGA
- the SMIM44 gene encoding small integral membrane protein 44 isoform X1: MQEAPGVAGAERGRGPVGGSDLQCDPSRQMVAVGEPQSSYPKLLNTSATQVTSGPLLRQVAAMPGLAVEEGMEGWSPASPLYEEYRPPPLDTIRLPRYVLYLLLAALLVVAVAYAIVGHLIKDLAHDLADWAFGPKPDQEDAPRELPESLEGEDLEELDLQLALAWRGDEDASRGGEGAPAGAPTQAPRRPSIAFKDPPVRSAFWRLG, encoded by the exons ATGCAGGAAGCACCTGGTGTGGCTGGAGCTGAGCGAGGGAGGGGGCCTGTGGGCGGAAGTGATTTGCAATGTGATCCATCCAGGCAGATGGTGGCTGTGGGGGAGCCCCAATCCTCTTACCCAAAGCTCCTTAATACTTCCGCCACGCAGGTCACCTCcgggcctctcctgcgccaggtggCCGCCATGCCAGGGCTGGCGGTTGAGGAGGGGATGGAGGGCTGGAGCCCGGCCTCACCGCTGTACGAGGAGTACCGCCCGCCCCCGCTGGACACCATCCGCCTGCCCAGGTACGTGCTGTACCTGCTGCTGGCTGCGCTCCTGGTGGTGGCCGTGGCCTATGCCATTGTCGGGCATCTCATCAAGGACCTCGCCCACGACCTGGCCG ACTGGGCTTTCGGCCCGAAGCCGGACCAGGAAGACGCCCCCCGGGAGCTGCCCGAGAGCTTGGAGGGCGAGGATCTGGAGGAGCTGGACCTGCAGCTGGCGCTGGCCTGGCGGGGTGATGAGGATGCCAGCCGTGGTGGGGAGGGCGCCCCTGCTGGCGCCCCCACCCAGGCCCCCCGCCGCCCCTCCATCGCCTTCAAAGACCCGCCAGTCCGAAGTGCCTTCTGGAGGCTGGGCTGA
- the DOHH gene encoding deoxyhypusine hydroxylase isoform X1 has product MVTEQEVEAVGRTLVDPQQPLQARFRALFTLRGLGGPEAIAWISRTFGDDSALLKHELAYCLGQMQDSRAIPVLVDVLRDTRQEPMVRHEAGEALGAIGNPEVLELLKQYSTDPVIEVAETCQLAVRRLEWLQQHSGEPVAQGPYLSVDPAPPAEERDVGRLREALLDEARPLFDRYRAMFALRDAGGEEAALALAEGLRCGSALFRHEIGYVLGQLQHEAAVPQLAAALARTAESPMVRHECAEALGAIARPACLAALRAHAADPERVVRESCEVALDMYEYETGPAFQYADGLEQLRPARP; this is encoded by the exons ATGGTGACAGAGCAGGAGGTGGAGGCGGTCGGGCGCACGCTCGTGgacccccagcagcccctgcaggCCCGCTTCCGGGCGCTCTTCACGCTGCGTGGGCTCGGCGGTCCTGAAGCCATTGCCTGGATCAGCCGGACCTTCGGCGACGACTCGGCCCTGCTCAAGCACGAGCTAGCCTACTGCCTGGGCCAGATGCAGGACTCGCGCGCCATCCCCGTGCTGGTGGACGTGTTGCGGGACACCCGCCAGGAGCCCATGGTGCGCCACGAGGCAG GGGAGGCCCTGGGGGCCATCGGGAACCCGGAGGTTCTGGAGCTTCTGAAGCAGTACTCCACCGACCCTGTCATCGAG GTGGCTGAGACGTGCCAGCTGGCTGTTCGGCGGCTGGAGTGGCTGCAGCAGCACAGCGGGGAGCCAGTGGCGCAGGGGCCCTACCTCTCTGTGGACCCAGCTCCGCCCGCCGAGGAGCGCGACGTGGGGCGGCTGCGGGAGGCGCTGCTGGACGAGGCCCGGCCGCTCTTCGACCGATACCGAGCTATGTTCGCCCTGCGGGACGCCGGGGGTGAGGAGGCTGCCCTGGCGCTGGCCGAGG GCCTGCGCTGCGGCAGCGCCCTCTTCCGCCACGAGATCGGCTACGTCCTGGGCCAACTGCAGCACGAGGCGGCCGTGCCTCAGCTGGCGGCGGCCCTGGCCCGCACGGCCGAGAGCCCGATGGTGCGGCACGAGTGCGCCGAGGCCCTGGGCGCCATCGCGCGGCCCGCCTGCCTGGCTGCCCTGCGGGCGCACGCGGCCGACCCTGAGCGCGTGGTGCGGGAGAGCTGCGAGGTGGCCCTGGACATGTACGAGTACGAGACCGGCCCGGCCTTCCAGTACGCGGACGGGCTGGAGCAGCTGCGCCCGGCCCGACCCTAG
- the SMIM44 gene encoding small integral membrane protein 44 isoform X2: protein MPGLAVEEGMEGWSPASPLYEEYRPPPLDTIRLPRYVLYLLLAALLVVAVAYAIVGHLIKDLAHDLADWAFGPKPDQEDAPRELPESLEGEDLEELDLQLALAWRGDEDASRGGEGAPAGAPTQAPRRPSIAFKDPPVRSAFWRLG from the exons ATGCCAGGGCTGGCGGTTGAGGAGGGGATGGAGGGCTGGAGCCCGGCCTCACCGCTGTACGAGGAGTACCGCCCGCCCCCGCTGGACACCATCCGCCTGCCCAGGTACGTGCTGTACCTGCTGCTGGCTGCGCTCCTGGTGGTGGCCGTGGCCTATGCCATTGTCGGGCATCTCATCAAGGACCTCGCCCACGACCTGGCCG ACTGGGCTTTCGGCCCGAAGCCGGACCAGGAAGACGCCCCCCGGGAGCTGCCCGAGAGCTTGGAGGGCGAGGATCTGGAGGAGCTGGACCTGCAGCTGGCGCTGGCCTGGCGGGGTGATGAGGATGCCAGCCGTGGTGGGGAGGGCGCCCCTGCTGGCGCCCCCACCCAGGCCCCCCGCCGCCCCTCCATCGCCTTCAAAGACCCGCCAGTCCGAAGTGCCTTCTGGAGGCTGGGCTGA
- the DOHH gene encoding deoxyhypusine hydroxylase isoform X2, which produces MVTEQEVEAVGRTLVDPQQPLQARFRALFTLRGLGGPEAIAWISRTFGDDSALLKHELAYCLGQMQDSRAIPVLVDVLRDTRQEPMVRHEAGEALGAIGNPEVLELLKQYSTDPVIEVAETCQLAVRRLEWLQQHSGEPVAQGPYLSVDPAPPAEERDVGRLREALLDEARPLFDRYRAMFALRDAGGLRCGSALFRHEIGYVLGQLQHEAAVPQLAAALARTAESPMVRHECAEALGAIARPACLAALRAHAADPERVVRESCEVALDMYEYETGPAFQYADGLEQLRPARP; this is translated from the exons ATGGTGACAGAGCAGGAGGTGGAGGCGGTCGGGCGCACGCTCGTGgacccccagcagcccctgcaggCCCGCTTCCGGGCGCTCTTCACGCTGCGTGGGCTCGGCGGTCCTGAAGCCATTGCCTGGATCAGCCGGACCTTCGGCGACGACTCGGCCCTGCTCAAGCACGAGCTAGCCTACTGCCTGGGCCAGATGCAGGACTCGCGCGCCATCCCCGTGCTGGTGGACGTGTTGCGGGACACCCGCCAGGAGCCCATGGTGCGCCACGAGGCAG GGGAGGCCCTGGGGGCCATCGGGAACCCGGAGGTTCTGGAGCTTCTGAAGCAGTACTCCACCGACCCTGTCATCGAG GTGGCTGAGACGTGCCAGCTGGCTGTTCGGCGGCTGGAGTGGCTGCAGCAGCACAGCGGGGAGCCAGTGGCGCAGGGGCCCTACCTCTCTGTGGACCCAGCTCCGCCCGCCGAGGAGCGCGACGTGGGGCGGCTGCGGGAGGCGCTGCTGGACGAGGCCCGGCCGCTCTTCGACCGATACCGAGCTATGTTCGCCCTGCGGGACGCCGGGG GCCTGCGCTGCGGCAGCGCCCTCTTCCGCCACGAGATCGGCTACGTCCTGGGCCAACTGCAGCACGAGGCGGCCGTGCCTCAGCTGGCGGCGGCCCTGGCCCGCACGGCCGAGAGCCCGATGGTGCGGCACGAGTGCGCCGAGGCCCTGGGCGCCATCGCGCGGCCCGCCTGCCTGGCTGCCCTGCGGGCGCACGCGGCCGACCCTGAGCGCGTGGTGCGGGAGAGCTGCGAGGTGGCCCTGGACATGTACGAGTACGAGACCGGCCCGGCCTTCCAGTACGCGGACGGGCTGGAGCAGCTGCGCCCGGCCCGACCCTAG